Proteins encoded together in one Paracidovorax wautersii window:
- a CDS encoding patatin-like phospholipase family protein: MALARRAPKLGLALGSGSARGWAHIGVLQALHEAGAKPDIVCGSSIGALVGAAYAAGELDRFSDWVQTLGMRSVFGFMDFNLSGGMLKGEKLIAFWRRNFADFDIEASPLPFGAVATDLHSGAEVWLREGSIADAVRASIALPGLFTPVVRTDGRLLVDGGIVNPVPTSLARAMGADIVIGVDLNADILHRHMRPLAVVPPLAQPVSEPGAEPEPAPPELPAPATGNGWLQRLTPWRSSPAPMDPPPPRIPSVLDVVMNSVTIMQVRITRSRMAGDPPEIVVAPRLSHLGVLDFHRAKDAIAEGRRAAEAALPQLQRFMAG, from the coding sequence ATGGCGCTGGCGCGGCGTGCTCCCAAGCTGGGCCTGGCGCTGGGCAGCGGCTCCGCGCGGGGCTGGGCCCACATCGGCGTGCTGCAGGCGCTGCATGAGGCCGGCGCCAAGCCGGACATCGTCTGCGGCTCGTCCATCGGCGCGCTGGTGGGCGCGGCCTATGCGGCCGGAGAACTGGACCGCTTCTCGGACTGGGTGCAGACCCTGGGCATGCGCAGCGTGTTCGGCTTCATGGACTTCAATCTCTCGGGCGGCATGCTCAAGGGCGAGAAGCTCATCGCCTTCTGGCGCCGCAACTTCGCCGACTTCGACATCGAGGCCTCGCCCCTGCCGTTCGGCGCCGTGGCGACCGACCTGCATTCGGGTGCCGAGGTCTGGCTGCGGGAGGGCTCCATCGCCGACGCGGTGCGCGCCTCCATCGCGCTGCCCGGCCTGTTCACGCCCGTGGTGCGCACGGACGGGCGGCTGCTGGTGGACGGCGGCATCGTCAACCCCGTGCCCACCTCGCTGGCCCGCGCGATGGGCGCGGACATCGTCATCGGCGTGGACCTGAACGCCGACATCCTGCACCGCCACATGCGGCCGCTGGCCGTGGTGCCGCCCCTGGCCCAGCCCGTGTCGGAACCCGGCGCCGAGCCGGAGCCGGCACCGCCCGAACTGCCGGCCCCCGCCACGGGCAATGGCTGGCTGCAGCGGCTCACACCCTGGCGCTCCAGCCCCGCGCCGATGGATCCGCCCCCGCCCCGGATACCCTCCGTGCTGGACGTGGTGATGAACAGCGTGACCATCATGCAGGTGCGCATCACGCGCAGCCGCATGGCCGGCGACCCGCCGGAGATCGTGGTGGCGCCGCGTCTGTCGCACCTGGGCGTGCTGGACTTCCACCGGGCCAAGGACGCGATCGCCGAGGGCCGCCGCGCGGCCGAGGCGGCGTTGCCGCAGCTGCAGCGCTTCATGGCGGGTTGA
- the ligA gene encoding NAD-dependent DNA ligase LigA, with product MADNLDLFSAPAQDGQAQAAIKIEELRAQLNAWAHQYYVLDAPTVPDAEYDRVFQQLQALEAAHPDLVTPDSPTQRVIGAVMEGLTPVRHQVPMLSIRTETDTEATGAETFDARVRRELKLPADAPPVEYVAEPKFDGLAMSLRYENGRLVQAATRGDGEVGEDVTHNIRTIRQIPLTLPTGKKHGVPPVLEVRGEVYMRRADFDALNERQREAGGKTFVNPRNAAAGAVRQLDSGIAAQRPLSFFAYGLGDITPAAEGGPDFATHYAMLQQLKAWGFPVAAQVRTVQGAAELVAFHQEVGASRDQLPYDIDGVVYKVNSLALQRQLGFVTREPRWAVAHKYPAQEMVTRVEGIDVQVGRTGKLTPVARLAPVFVGGVTVTNATLHNLFEIRKKGVRVGDQVIVRRAGDVIPEVVGAVPAALVPVAKELAGSDALVDEAAAADGTVPDATRAAPRQPYVPNFRMPRQCPICGSAVVREPGEMNHRCSGGLFCAAQRKEAILHFAARRAMDIEGLGDKLVDQLVEGNVIRTLPDLYRLGLTSLAALDRMAEKSAQNVLAALDKSKQTTLPRFLFGLGIRHVGEATAKDLARHFGSLDAIMGASVEQLLEVNDVGPIVAEAIHTFFAQPHNREVVEQLRACGVTWEEGAPAERATLPLAGLTVVITGTLPTLSRDEAKDLLEAAGAKVAGSVSKKTHYVVAGAEAGSKLTKAQELGITVLDEDGLRALLADGPAKEAG from the coding sequence ATGGCCGATAACTTAGACCTTTTTTCGGCTCCAGCGCAGGATGGGCAAGCGCAGGCAGCTATCAAAATCGAAGAACTGCGCGCGCAGCTCAATGCCTGGGCGCACCAGTACTACGTGCTGGATGCGCCCACCGTGCCCGATGCGGAATACGACCGCGTGTTCCAGCAACTGCAGGCGTTGGAGGCCGCACACCCCGATCTCGTCACACCCGATTCGCCCACGCAGCGCGTGATCGGCGCCGTCATGGAAGGGCTGACGCCGGTGCGCCACCAGGTGCCCATGCTCAGCATCCGCACCGAGACGGACACCGAGGCGACCGGCGCCGAGACCTTCGATGCCCGCGTGCGCCGCGAACTGAAGCTCCCCGCCGATGCCCCGCCCGTCGAGTACGTGGCCGAGCCCAAGTTCGACGGCCTGGCCATGAGCCTGCGCTACGAGAACGGCCGCCTGGTGCAGGCCGCCACGCGCGGCGACGGCGAGGTGGGTGAGGACGTGACGCACAACATCCGCACCATCCGGCAGATCCCGCTCACGCTGCCCACCGGCAAGAAGCACGGCGTGCCGCCGGTGCTGGAGGTGCGCGGCGAGGTCTACATGCGCCGGGCGGACTTCGATGCGCTCAACGAGCGTCAGCGCGAGGCCGGCGGCAAGACCTTCGTGAACCCGCGCAATGCGGCGGCCGGAGCGGTGCGGCAGCTCGACTCGGGCATTGCCGCCCAGCGGCCCCTGAGCTTCTTCGCCTACGGGCTGGGCGACATCACGCCGGCGGCGGAGGGCGGCCCGGATTTCGCCACGCACTACGCCATGCTGCAGCAGCTGAAGGCATGGGGTTTTCCGGTTGCAGCCCAGGTACGGACTGTGCAGGGTGCTGCAGAATTGGTAGCATTCCACCAAGAGGTGGGCGCCTCCCGCGACCAGCTACCCTACGACATCGACGGCGTGGTCTACAAGGTCAACAGCCTGGCGCTGCAGCGGCAGCTGGGCTTCGTCACCCGCGAGCCGCGCTGGGCCGTGGCGCACAAGTACCCGGCGCAGGAGATGGTCACCCGCGTGGAGGGCATCGACGTGCAGGTGGGCCGCACCGGCAAGCTCACGCCCGTGGCGCGGCTGGCGCCCGTGTTCGTGGGCGGCGTCACCGTCACCAACGCCACGCTGCACAACCTGTTCGAGATCCGCAAGAAGGGCGTGCGCGTGGGCGATCAGGTCATCGTGCGCCGCGCGGGGGACGTGATTCCCGAGGTGGTGGGCGCCGTGCCTGCCGCCCTGGTTCCGGTAGCCAAGGAGTTGGCTGGCTCTGATGCGTTGGTCGATGAAGCCGCCGCTGCCGATGGAACGGTGCCAGACGCCACGCGCGCCGCGCCGCGTCAACCGTATGTGCCCAACTTCCGCATGCCACGCCAGTGCCCCATCTGCGGCAGCGCCGTGGTGCGCGAGCCGGGCGAGATGAACCACCGCTGCTCGGGCGGCCTGTTCTGCGCCGCGCAGCGCAAGGAGGCCATCCTGCACTTCGCCGCGCGCCGGGCGATGGACATCGAGGGCCTGGGCGACAAGCTGGTGGACCAGCTGGTGGAAGGCAACGTCATCCGCACGCTGCCCGACCTGTACCGGCTGGGCCTCACGTCACTGGCCGCACTCGACCGCATGGCGGAGAAGTCCGCGCAGAACGTGTTGGCCGCGCTGGACAAGTCCAAGCAGACGACGCTGCCGCGCTTTCTGTTCGGTCTGGGCATCCGGCACGTGGGCGAGGCCACGGCCAAGGACCTGGCTCGCCACTTCGGCAGCCTGGACGCCATCATGGGCGCGAGCGTGGAGCAGCTGCTGGAAGTGAACGACGTCGGCCCCATCGTGGCCGAGGCGATCCACACCTTCTTCGCCCAGCCGCACAACCGCGAGGTGGTCGAGCAGCTGCGCGCCTGCGGCGTGACCTGGGAAGAGGGCGCTCCGGCGGAGCGCGCCACGCTGCCGCTGGCCGGCCTCACCGTGGTCATCACCGGTACGCTGCCCACCCTGAGCCGCGACGAGGCCAAGGATCTGCTGGAGGCGGCCGGCGCCAAGGTGGCCGGCTCGGTCAGCAAGAAGACCCATTACGTGGTGGCAGGCGCCGAGGCCGGCAGCAAGCTCACCAAGGCGCAGGAGCTGGGCATCACGGTGCTCGATGAAGACGGCCTGCGTGCGCTACTGGCCGATGGCCCCGCGAAGGAGGCCGGCTGA
- a CDS encoding cell division protein FtsZ has translation MSNFQLGLIIAGGVVLAVIVAYNAWSTHRNAPKRARPDEADASAEPTLRQEPAFDAGGGPLPEGSAMQERGEAEPSLDGHAVDLDDALRLPVPPAERRGGLDPLIDAIAPLVAEQQVSGDAALAALPPTRRAGSKPFAIEGFNDASQQWETPVPGQRYTHFQAGVQLANRVGALNEIEFSEFVVKAQGFADAINAAADFPEMLHEVARARELDQFASEHDAQLNFVLRARHAAWSPGYVQQNAVRQGFTPGAIPGRLVLPAASGPGLPPVLTLAYDTQAALSDDPEQSAIRDITLSLDVAQVYRTEQPFQQLRDVAAALGQAMDGVLCDQNGTPLPAMTMDPIAADLELLYDKLDSRELSAGSALARRVFS, from the coding sequence ATGAGCAACTTCCAACTCGGTCTCATCATCGCGGGCGGCGTCGTGCTGGCGGTGATCGTCGCCTACAACGCCTGGTCCACCCATCGCAATGCGCCCAAGCGGGCGCGTCCGGACGAGGCCGATGCCTCGGCCGAGCCCACGCTGCGCCAGGAGCCGGCCTTCGACGCAGGAGGCGGGCCGCTCCCCGAGGGCAGCGCGATGCAGGAGCGGGGCGAGGCGGAGCCGTCGCTCGACGGCCATGCGGTGGACCTGGACGATGCGCTGCGGCTGCCCGTGCCGCCGGCCGAGCGCCGCGGTGGGCTGGACCCGCTCATCGATGCCATCGCGCCCCTGGTGGCCGAGCAGCAGGTCTCGGGCGACGCCGCCTTGGCCGCGCTGCCGCCCACGCGGCGCGCCGGGAGCAAGCCCTTCGCCATCGAGGGCTTCAACGACGCCAGCCAGCAATGGGAGACGCCCGTGCCGGGCCAGCGCTACACCCACTTCCAGGCCGGCGTGCAGCTGGCCAACCGCGTGGGAGCGCTCAATGAGATCGAGTTCTCCGAATTCGTCGTCAAGGCCCAGGGCTTTGCCGACGCCATCAACGCCGCTGCCGACTTTCCCGAGATGCTGCACGAAGTGGCCCGCGCCCGGGAGCTGGACCAGTTCGCCAGCGAACACGATGCGCAACTGAACTTCGTGCTGCGCGCCCGCCATGCCGCCTGGAGCCCCGGCTACGTCCAGCAGAACGCGGTGCGCCAGGGTTTCACGCCCGGTGCCATCCCTGGCCGCCTGGTGCTGCCGGCGGCCAGCGGCCCGGGCCTGCCGCCTGTGCTGACCCTGGCCTACGACACCCAGGCCGCGCTGTCGGACGATCCTGAGCAGTCGGCCATCCGCGACATCACGCTCAGCCTGGACGTGGCGCAGGTGTACCGTACCGAACAGCCCTTCCAGCAGCTGCGGGACGTGGCCGCGGCGCTGGGCCAGGCCATGGATGGCGTGCTCTGCGACCAGAACGGCACGCCGCTGCCGGCCATGACGATGGACCCGATCGCCGCCGATCTGGAACTGCTCTACGACAAGCTGGACAGCCGCGAACTGTCGGCGGGCTCCGCGCTGGCGCGGCGCGTGTTCAGCTGA
- a CDS encoding DASH family cryptochrome has translation MSTVLFWFRQDLRLHDQPALQAALAGGPTYLLPVVCLPPAAEATAWGFERVGPHRRAFLAATLQDLSAKLAALGHPLIVCRAAPAQALPALARAIGADTVVCEEVATPDEAAQVAALQAAGLRVQAVWHSSLLDPVALPWPVAGLPGVFTPFRQAVERAGIAPAAPLPAPARLPAPPPLPAAVLQAVGAGRGSGRDAEADVVGAASVSAGQEPRSSFPYATPACRGGETAALAHLAQYLARGLPHHYKTTRDGLTGRDFSSKLSPWLATGALSPRRVWADLKAFEQEHGASEGSYWLGFELLWRDYFRLLHLQHGVMLYRARGLSGAPLAPHDAQAFERWRLGCTGEPLVDAAMRELAGTGYLSNRLRQVAAGYLVHDLRGDWRAGAAWFASQLVDYDPYSNQGNWLYIAGRGTDPRGGRRFDPVWQAQRHDPDGSYRRMWAAA, from the coding sequence ATGAGCACAGTGCTGTTCTGGTTCCGCCAAGACCTGCGCCTGCACGACCAGCCGGCCCTGCAGGCCGCGCTGGCCGGCGGCCCGACCTATCTGCTGCCCGTGGTCTGCCTGCCGCCCGCCGCAGAGGCGACTGCCTGGGGATTCGAGCGGGTGGGGCCCCACCGCCGGGCATTTTTGGCGGCCACGCTGCAGGACCTGTCGGCGAAGCTGGCCGCGCTGGGCCATCCACTGATCGTCTGCCGGGCCGCACCGGCCCAGGCCCTGCCGGCACTGGCCCGCGCGATTGGGGCGGACACCGTCGTGTGCGAGGAGGTCGCCACGCCGGACGAGGCGGCGCAGGTGGCCGCGCTCCAGGCTGCCGGCCTGCGGGTGCAGGCCGTCTGGCACAGCAGCCTGCTCGACCCGGTGGCGCTGCCCTGGCCGGTGGCCGGGCTGCCCGGCGTGTTCACCCCCTTTCGGCAAGCCGTGGAGCGCGCGGGCATCGCCCCGGCAGCACCATTGCCTGCACCTGCGCGGCTGCCTGCGCCGCCCCCGTTGCCGGCCGCGGTGCTGCAGGCCGTGGGAGCGGGGCGGGGCAGCGGCCGGGATGCAGAGGCGGATGTGGTGGGCGCTGCGTCCGTCAGCGCCGGGCAGGAGCCGCGCTCGTCCTTCCCCTACGCCACGCCTGCCTGCCGTGGCGGCGAGACCGCTGCCCTGGCGCATCTGGCGCAGTACCTGGCGCGCGGATTGCCCCACCATTACAAGACCACACGCGATGGGCTGACTGGGCGCGATTTCTCATCCAAGCTGTCGCCCTGGCTCGCCACGGGCGCGCTGTCGCCGCGGCGGGTCTGGGCTGACCTGAAAGCGTTCGAGCAGGAACACGGCGCCAGCGAGGGCTCGTATTGGCTGGGCTTCGAGCTGCTGTGGCGCGACTACTTCCGTCTGCTCCATCTGCAGCACGGCGTCATGCTGTACCGCGCCCGCGGCCTCAGCGGGGCACCTCTGGCGCCGCACGATGCGCAGGCCTTCGAGCGCTGGCGCCTGGGCTGCACGGGCGAGCCGCTGGTGGATGCCGCGATGCGCGAACTGGCCGGCACGGGCTACCTCAGTAACCGCCTGCGGCAGGTGGCGGCGGGCTATCTGGTGCATGACCTCCGGGGCGACTGGCGTGCCGGCGCGGCCTGGTTCGCTTCGCAGCTGGTGGACTACGACCCTTACAGCAACCAGGGCAACTGGCTCTACATCGCCGGGCGCGGCACGGACCCGCGCGGTGGCCGGCGCTTCGACCCCGTGTGGCAGGCCCAGCGGCACGATCCCGACGGCAGCTACCGCCGGATGTGGGCGGCCGCATGA
- the smc gene encoding chromosome segregation protein SMC, with product MRLNSIKLAGFKSFAEPTNFMLPGQLVGVVGPNGCGKSNIMDAVRWVLGESKASELRGESMQDVIFSGTTSRKQASRASVELVFDNADHRAGGQWSQYGEIAVKRVLTREGNSSYFINNQPVRRRDVQDVFLGTGLGPRAYAIIGQGTISRIIESRPEELRLFLEEAAGVSKYKERRRETENRLSGTAENLTRVEDILRELNANLERLEKQAEVAAKYNALQADVTLRQHQLWFLKRTDAEAEQARVRTEGLQAVNDLESRMADLRAVESDLETIRQAHYAAGDLVNQAQGRLYEATAEVGKLEAEIRYVVEGRQRVETRLAQLAEQIAQWSARKEEAETEMENLAATGVDAEERAELLAAQVEEQAQQMPDLEEALRRAQHEANTQRGTVVQVQQQIQVLAAEQRSIDEQSRALDVRYERLRTDRNALAAPDEARLDGLREQLAEAQEIAETAEARLAELQESVPQLDDDRRTRQQAVNAESARQAELSARLEALKALQEKVKTDGKLQPWLAKHGLDGLQGLWSRIHIEPGWESALEAALRERMGALEVGRLDMVRGFLGAGGNDAPPSRLAFYSPPPAGTPEGGSTALPRLSDLLRLQDAGLRAVLVDWLHGCFTAASLEEALALRAQLQPGQVVYVASGHAVSPHGVSFYAQDSEQSGLLARAQEIEHLEKELRAQHLIAEESRTALVRAEAAYADASQRLVAARREATDAQGRAHELQVETLRLTQLAEQTRARSEQIGADLAEVEAQLSDLQERRVGAEARFEKLDMQLADSQERHAQLDEHVIGAERKLAECREQQRALERQAQEATFSQRSLEARRGELARTIDTARQQATALADEQERAREEMGRLSAAAAQGGLQQALELKMEREKALGAQRSEYDDLTAKLRASDERRMQLERALDPLRARITEFQLKEQAARLGLEQYTTLLADAQADLAAVAQSIAEGNVRIGGLQGEIDRLHREIAALGAVNLAALDELNLARERKTFLDAQMADLTEAMTTLEDAIRKIDAETRTLLSGTFDTVNGHFGRMFPELFGGGQARLIMTGDEILDSGVQVMAQPPGKKNQTIHLLSGGEKALTAIALVFAIFQLNPAPFCLLDEVDAPLDDANTERYAKLVASMSSGTQFLFISHNKIAMEMAEQLIGVTMQEQGVSRIVAVDMESALSMADT from the coding sequence GTGCGTCTCAACTCCATCAAACTCGCCGGCTTCAAATCGTTCGCCGAGCCCACCAACTTCATGCTGCCAGGCCAACTGGTGGGCGTGGTGGGTCCGAACGGCTGCGGCAAGTCCAACATCATGGACGCCGTGCGCTGGGTGCTGGGGGAGAGCAAGGCCAGCGAACTGCGCGGCGAGTCCATGCAGGACGTGATCTTCAGCGGCACCACCAGCCGCAAGCAGGCCAGCCGTGCGAGCGTGGAACTGGTCTTCGACAACGCGGACCACCGCGCGGGCGGCCAGTGGAGCCAGTACGGCGAGATCGCCGTCAAGCGCGTGCTCACGCGCGAAGGCAACAGCAGCTACTTCATCAACAACCAGCCGGTGCGCCGCCGCGATGTGCAGGACGTGTTCCTGGGCACCGGGCTGGGCCCGCGCGCCTACGCCATCATCGGCCAGGGCACCATCAGCCGCATCATCGAATCGCGTCCCGAGGAACTGCGCCTGTTCCTGGAGGAGGCCGCGGGCGTCTCGAAGTACAAGGAGCGCCGGCGCGAGACCGAGAACCGCCTGTCCGGCACGGCCGAGAACCTGACGCGCGTGGAAGACATCCTGCGCGAACTCAACGCCAACCTGGAGCGTCTGGAAAAGCAGGCCGAGGTGGCCGCCAAGTACAACGCGCTGCAGGCCGACGTCACGCTCCGGCAGCACCAGCTGTGGTTCCTCAAGCGGACCGACGCCGAGGCCGAGCAGGCCCGCGTGCGCACCGAGGGACTGCAGGCCGTCAACGATCTCGAGTCGCGCATGGCCGACCTGCGCGCGGTGGAGTCCGATTTGGAAACCATCCGCCAGGCCCACTACGCCGCGGGCGATCTGGTCAACCAGGCCCAGGGCCGGCTCTATGAGGCGACCGCGGAAGTGGGCAAGCTGGAGGCCGAGATCCGCTACGTGGTCGAAGGCCGCCAGCGTGTGGAGACCCGCCTGGCCCAGCTGGCCGAGCAGATCGCCCAGTGGTCCGCCCGCAAGGAAGAGGCCGAGACCGAGATGGAGAACCTGGCCGCCACCGGCGTGGACGCCGAGGAACGCGCCGAATTGCTGGCCGCCCAGGTGGAGGAGCAGGCCCAGCAGATGCCCGATCTGGAAGAAGCCCTGCGCCGCGCCCAGCACGAGGCCAACACCCAACGCGGCACGGTGGTACAGGTGCAGCAGCAGATCCAGGTGCTGGCCGCCGAGCAGCGTAGCATCGACGAACAAAGCCGTGCGCTGGATGTGCGCTACGAGCGCCTGCGCACCGACCGCAACGCGCTGGCGGCGCCCGATGAAGCGCGCCTGGACGGCCTGCGCGAACAGCTGGCCGAGGCGCAGGAGATTGCCGAAACCGCCGAGGCCCGTCTGGCGGAGCTGCAGGAATCCGTGCCGCAGCTGGACGACGACCGGCGCACGCGGCAGCAGGCGGTGAATGCCGAGAGCGCGCGCCAGGCAGAGCTGTCCGCCCGCCTGGAGGCGCTCAAGGCGCTGCAGGAGAAGGTCAAGACGGATGGCAAGCTGCAACCCTGGCTGGCCAAGCATGGGCTGGACGGACTGCAAGGCCTGTGGAGCCGCATCCACATCGAGCCCGGCTGGGAAAGCGCGCTGGAGGCCGCCCTGCGCGAACGCATGGGCGCGCTGGAAGTCGGCCGTCTGGACATGGTGCGCGGCTTCCTGGGGGCCGGCGGCAACGACGCGCCGCCGTCGCGCCTGGCCTTCTACAGCCCGCCGCCGGCCGGCACGCCGGAAGGCGGCAGCACCGCGCTGCCGCGCCTGTCCGACCTGCTGCGCCTGCAGGATGCCGGTCTGCGCGCCGTGCTGGTCGACTGGCTGCACGGTTGCTTCACGGCCGCCTCGCTGGAAGAGGCCCTGGCGCTGCGTGCCCAGTTGCAGCCCGGCCAGGTGGTCTATGTGGCCAGCGGCCATGCGGTCAGTCCCCACGGCGTGAGCTTCTACGCCCAGGATTCCGAGCAGTCCGGCCTGCTGGCGCGGGCGCAGGAGATCGAACACCTGGAGAAGGAGCTGCGCGCCCAGCACCTCATCGCCGAAGAGTCCCGCACGGCCCTGGTGCGCGCCGAGGCGGCCTATGCCGACGCCTCGCAGCGCCTGGTGGCCGCCCGCCGCGAGGCGACCGATGCGCAGGGCCGCGCCCACGAACTGCAGGTGGAGACTTTGCGCCTGACGCAGCTGGCCGAGCAGACCCGGGCCCGCAGTGAGCAGATCGGCGCCGATCTGGCCGAGGTCGAGGCCCAGCTGTCCGATCTGCAGGAGCGGCGCGTGGGCGCCGAAGCGCGCTTCGAGAAGCTGGACATGCAGCTGGCCGACAGCCAGGAGCGCCACGCCCAGCTGGACGAGCACGTGATCGGCGCCGAGCGCAAGCTGGCCGAATGCCGCGAGCAGCAGCGCGCGCTGGAGCGCCAGGCGCAGGAGGCGACGTTCTCGCAGCGCAGCCTGGAGGCGCGCCGGGGCGAACTGGCCCGCACCATCGACACCGCGCGCCAGCAGGCCACGGCCCTGGCCGACGAGCAGGAGAGGGCGCGCGAGGAAATGGGGCGCTTGTCCGCCGCGGCCGCGCAGGGCGGGCTGCAGCAGGCGCTGGAGCTGAAGATGGAGCGCGAGAAGGCGCTCGGCGCCCAGCGCAGCGAGTACGACGACCTCACGGCCAAGCTGCGGGCGAGCGACGAGCGCCGCATGCAGCTGGAGCGCGCGCTTGATCCGCTGCGCGCCCGCATCACCGAATTCCAGCTCAAGGAGCAGGCCGCGCGCCTGGGCCTGGAGCAGTACACCACCTTGCTCGCAGATGCCCAGGCCGATCTGGCGGCCGTGGCCCAGTCCATCGCCGAAGGCAATGTGCGCATCGGCGGCCTGCAGGGCGAGATCGACCGCCTGCACCGCGAGATCGCCGCCCTGGGCGCCGTGAACCTGGCCGCGCTCGACGAGCTGAACCTGGCACGCGAGCGCAAGACCTTCCTCGATGCCCAGATGGCCGACCTGACCGAGGCCATGACCACGCTGGAAGACGCCATCCGCAAGATCGACGCCGAAACGCGCACCCTGCTGTCGGGCACCTTCGACACGGTGAACGGCCATTTCGGCCGCATGTTCCCCGAACTGTTCGGCGGCGGGCAGGCGCGCCTCATCATGACGGGCGACGAGATCCTCGACTCCGGCGTGCAGGTGATGGCGCAGCCGCCGGGCAAGAAGAACCAGACCATCCACCTGCTGTCGGGCGGCGAGAAGGCGCTCACGGCCATCGCCCTGGTGTTCGCCATCTTCCAGCTCAACCCCGCGCCGTTCTGCCTGCTGGACGAGGTGGATGCGCCGCTGGACGACGCCAACACCGAACGCTATGCCAAGCTGGTGGCCAGCATGAGCAGCGGCACGCAGTTCCTTTTCATCAGCCACAACAAGATCGCCATGGAAATGGCGGAACAACTCATCGGTGTGACCATGCAGGAGCAGGGCGTATCGCGCATCGTGGCGGTGGACATGGAGTCCGCCCTGTCGATGGCCGATACCTGA
- a CDS encoding cryptochrome/photolyase family protein, with product MNRPPKPRRAHTLRLLLGDQLNPVHSWFDTQDGGTVYVLMEVRQETDYVLHHAQKILAIFAAMRDLARQLKAAGHRVRYIAIDDASNRQSIPANLAALMARYGAQTLQYQHPDEWRLDEQLRTWAAHQPFDVQAVDSEHFYTIRTEVADAFQGRKQWLMEHFYRGMRQRHRVLIDAAGDPEGGQWNYDHDNRKPWPGTPDLPPDARPSHDHSALWATIEAAGVQSFGNPQAAQLRWPLNRAEALAWLSHFIATTLPHFGASEDAMSTRSERLFHSLLSFALNTKMLRPHELVQHAQAAYHAGRAPLAAVEGFIRQILGWREYVRGIYWAYMPGYEERNALGHTAPLPPWFWSGDTRMHCMQHAVGQSLEHAHAHHIQRLMVIGNFALLAGLDPAAVHRWYLGVYIDAFEWVEVPNTVGMSQFADGGLLATKPYVSSAAYIDRMSDYCSGCHYDKKGKVGERACPYNALYWDFFARHEGTLGGNTRLGMVYRQLHKMPDAQRDALRAQAAVVRSRLDQL from the coding sequence ATGAACCGGCCGCCCAAGCCCCGCCGTGCCCACACGCTGCGCCTGCTGCTGGGTGACCAGCTCAACCCCGTCCATTCCTGGTTCGACACGCAGGACGGAGGTACCGTCTACGTGCTGATGGAGGTGCGGCAGGAGACCGATTACGTGCTGCACCATGCGCAGAAGATCCTGGCGATCTTCGCCGCCATGCGCGACCTGGCGCGGCAGCTCAAGGCGGCCGGGCACCGGGTGCGCTACATCGCCATCGACGATGCGAGCAACCGGCAATCCATCCCCGCCAATCTGGCTGCGCTGATGGCGCGCTACGGTGCGCAGACCCTGCAGTACCAGCACCCGGACGAATGGCGCCTGGACGAGCAGCTGCGCACCTGGGCCGCCCACCAGCCCTTCGACGTGCAGGCCGTGGACAGCGAACATTTCTACACTATCCGCACCGAGGTGGCCGACGCGTTCCAGGGCCGCAAGCAGTGGCTGATGGAGCACTTCTACCGCGGCATGCGCCAGCGCCACCGGGTGCTGATCGATGCGGCGGGCGATCCGGAAGGCGGGCAGTGGAACTACGACCACGACAACCGCAAGCCCTGGCCCGGCACGCCGGATCTGCCGCCGGATGCCCGGCCCAGCCACGATCACAGCGCCCTGTGGGCCACGATCGAGGCCGCCGGCGTCCAGAGCTTCGGCAACCCGCAGGCCGCGCAACTGCGCTGGCCTTTGAACCGCGCCGAAGCGCTGGCCTGGCTCAGCCATTTCATCGCCACCACGCTGCCGCACTTCGGCGCGTCCGAGGACGCGATGAGCACCCGCAGCGAGCGGCTCTTCCACTCGCTGCTGTCGTTCGCGCTCAACACCAAGATGCTGCGCCCGCACGAGCTGGTGCAGCATGCCCAGGCGGCCTACCACGCAGGCCGGGCCCCGCTGGCAGCGGTGGAGGGCTTCATCCGCCAGATCCTGGGCTGGCGCGAATACGTGCGCGGCATCTACTGGGCGTACATGCCCGGCTACGAAGAGCGCAATGCCCTGGGCCACACGGCGCCCCTGCCGCCATGGTTCTGGTCGGGCGACACCCGCATGCACTGCATGCAGCATGCCGTGGGGCAGTCGCTGGAGCATGCCCACGCCCACCACATCCAGCGGCTGATGGTCATCGGCAACTTCGCGCTGCTGGCCGGGCTCGATCCCGCGGCCGTGCACCGCTGGTACCTGGGCGTCTACATCGACGCCTTCGAATGGGTGGAGGTGCCCAACACCGTGGGCATGAGCCAGTTCGCCGACGGGGGCCTGCTGGCCACCAAGCCCTATGTGAGCAGCGCGGCCTACATCGACCGCATGAGCGACTACTGCAGCGGCTGCCACTATGACAAGAAGGGCAAGGTGGGGGAGCGCGCCTGCCCCTACAACGCCCTGTACTGGGATTTCTTCGCCCGGCATGAGGGCACCCTCGGCGGCAACACGCGGCTGGGCATGGTCTACCGCCAGTTGCACAAGATGCCGGACGCGCAACGCGATGCCCTGCGCGCGCAGGCTGCAGTCGTGCGCTCCCGGCTCGACCAGCTGTGA